Proteins encoded within one genomic window of Hominilimicola fabiformis:
- a CDS encoding RNA polymerase sigma factor has protein sequence MGILCDLIVSAKDKNKDSLMEIINKFRPLIKKQAYALNYEDAENDLIVDMIELIYNMPFFQHDGQAVTYISTSIRHSYVKFLKQRIRLRENECIYDPDIIKNIENLSEDFEKKDLDLLFAIRKLNYNQKWVIIYKFFFMFKDKEIMNKLNISRQAVYNNKNKALKNLRKMLEQ, from the coding sequence ATGGGTATTTTATGTGATTTAATAGTATCAGCAAAAGATAAAAATAAAGATAGCTTAATGGAAATTATAAATAAATTTAGACCGTTAATAAAAAAACAGGCATATGCCCTAAATTATGAAGATGCAGAAAATGATTTGATAGTTGATATGATAGAATTAATATATAATATGCCTTTTTTTCAGCATGATGGACAGGCGGTTACATATATATCAACATCTATCAGACATTCCTATGTAAAATTTTTAAAACAAAGAATACGTTTACGTGAAAATGAATGTATATATGATCCAGATATAATAAAGAACATAGAAAATCTATCAGAAGATTTTGAGAAAAAGGATCTGGATTTACTTTTTGCAATTAGAAAATTAAATTATAATCAAAAATGGGTTATTATATATAAATTCTTTTTTATGTTTAAAGATAAAGAAATAATGAACAAATTAAATATATCTCGTCAGGCTGTTTATAACAATAAGAATAAGGCTCTGAAAAATCTAAGAAAAATGTTAGAACAATAG